Proteins found in one Azospirillum thermophilum genomic segment:
- a CDS encoding FadR/GntR family transcriptional regulator, whose amino-acid sequence MTGISTVKAIFEELRKEIPERYRPGDMLPNERLLAERFSVSRNTIREVIIFLEAYGLVEKTKRGSRVSKPDIEAMFRVIDQCFDRSIKTCREVLQFRRIIETGIMHDVVDLITDAEVDNLERLADDLERQLTVREAAEADFRFHAAIVAASRNTMLQKMYQAMSQAMIYYLEIGKSNVTIAPATVNYHREIVAALRERSHSRALAASNAHYGFSESVFNQETYPMHATATDSKGHR is encoded by the coding sequence ATGACCGGCATTTCGACCGTTAAGGCCATCTTCGAGGAGTTGCGCAAGGAGATCCCGGAGCGCTACCGCCCCGGCGACATGCTCCCCAACGAGCGGTTGCTGGCCGAGCGCTTCAGCGTCAGTCGCAACACGATCCGGGAAGTCATCATCTTCCTCGAAGCTTACGGCTTGGTGGAGAAGACCAAGCGTGGGTCTCGGGTCAGCAAGCCGGACATCGAGGCGATGTTCCGGGTCATAGACCAGTGCTTTGACCGCAGCATCAAGACATGCCGCGAGGTTCTTCAGTTCCGGCGCATCATCGAGACCGGCATCATGCACGATGTCGTCGACCTGATCACGGATGCCGAAGTCGACAACCTGGAGCGGCTGGCCGACGATCTGGAGCGCCAGTTGACCGTGCGTGAGGCCGCCGAAGCCGACTTCCGCTTCCACGCCGCGATCGTCGCCGCGTCGCGCAACACCATGTTGCAGAAGATGTATCAGGCGATGTCCCAGGCGATGATCTACTACCTGGAAATCGGCAAGAGCAACGTGACCATCGCGCCGGCGACGGTGAACTACCATCGCGAAATCGTCGCGGCTCTGCGCGAGCGCTCCCATTCCCGGGCCCTCGCCGCGAGCAACGCGCACTATGGCTTCAGCGAGAGCGTGTTCAATCAGGAAACCTATCCTATGCACGCGACCGCCACCGACAGCAAAGGACATCGATAA
- a CDS encoding zinc-binding alcohol dehydrogenase family protein, translating to MNACALHDVEEPSLRPGEVLLSVRHVALCGSDLSTFKGLNPLVALPRIPGHEIGGEIAAVGEGVPADYAVGRRAIVIPYTSCGVCPSCRKGRVNACRSNRTLGVQQNGGLAERIALPYGKLILNDTLAPRHLALVEPLSVGFHAVARGRVEAGDKVLVLGCGMIGMGAIAGAVHRGAEVIAVDVGAAKIELARRYGASHIIDAAKEDVAKRVEELTGGDGVDVVIEAVGLPATFTQAIDLVAFAGRVVYIGYAKEPVSYKTQFFNLKELDIMGSRNATAEDFRNVIRYLESLERKPDDLISKVFAFDDADKALPYWAAERDTTLKVMIER from the coding sequence GTGAACGCGTGCGCACTGCATGACGTGGAGGAGCCGTCGCTCCGGCCGGGCGAGGTTCTTCTGTCCGTACGTCATGTCGCCCTGTGCGGCAGCGACCTCAGCACCTTCAAAGGGCTCAACCCGCTGGTCGCGCTGCCGCGGATTCCCGGCCACGAGATCGGCGGCGAGATCGCCGCGGTCGGCGAAGGCGTGCCGGCGGACTATGCCGTCGGCCGTCGCGCCATCGTCATCCCCTATACGAGCTGCGGCGTCTGCCCCTCCTGCCGCAAGGGCCGGGTCAATGCCTGCCGCAGCAACCGCACGCTCGGCGTGCAGCAGAACGGTGGGCTGGCGGAGCGGATCGCCCTTCCCTATGGCAAGCTGATCCTCAACGACACCCTCGCCCCGCGCCATCTCGCCCTCGTCGAACCGCTGTCGGTCGGCTTCCACGCCGTGGCCCGCGGCCGGGTCGAGGCCGGCGACAAGGTGCTGGTGCTGGGGTGCGGCATGATCGGCATGGGGGCGATCGCCGGTGCCGTGCATCGTGGTGCCGAGGTGATCGCCGTCGATGTCGGGGCCGCCAAGATCGAGTTGGCGCGCCGCTATGGCGCCTCCCACATCATCGACGCCGCGAAGGAGGACGTCGCCAAGCGGGTCGAGGAGCTGACCGGCGGTGACGGCGTCGACGTGGTCATCGAGGCGGTCGGGCTTCCGGCCACCTTCACGCAGGCCATCGACCTCGTCGCATTCGCCGGGCGCGTCGTCTACATCGGCTACGCGAAGGAGCCCGTGAGCTACAAGACGCAGTTCTTCAACCTCAAGGAACTTGACATCATGGGGTCGCGGAACGCGACCGCCGAGGACTTCCGGAACGTCATCCGTTATTTGGAGTCGCTCGAACGGAAGCCTGACGACCTGATCTCCAAGGTGTTCGCGTTCGATGACGCGGACAAGGCGCTGCCCTACTGGGCGGCCGAACGCGACACCACGCTCAAGGTGATGATCGAGCGGTAA
- a CDS encoding C4-dicarboxylate TRAP transporter substrate-binding protein, translated as MKRLLMSALAACAMTIGAATGAVAKTEIMVAYENNPGEPLDRVMHYWADLLQERSKGEVTFKLFPSSQLGAKKDVTEQAMMGMNVITLSDVGFLQDYDPDIGILFGPYLTDDPQKLFKIYESDWFKQKDEVLRKKGVHIVMSNYLYGVRHILAKKPINTPADLKGMKIRVPNNVMQIKTIEAMGATATPMPLGDVYPALTTGLIDGVENPISVLYGAKLHEQAKYLSLVGYLTNTSVWIGGEAYFKTLPPDVVKLVHETGYQAGLYSQKVAAEQDAEFIEKMKAAGVTVIQPDVAAFREATKPVYKQFPKWSPNLYETIQKELK; from the coding sequence ATGAAACGCTTGTTGATGTCCGCGCTGGCGGCGTGCGCCATGACCATCGGTGCCGCCACCGGTGCGGTGGCCAAGACCGAAATCATGGTCGCGTACGAGAACAATCCGGGCGAGCCGCTCGACCGGGTGATGCATTACTGGGCCGACCTCCTTCAGGAGCGGAGCAAGGGCGAGGTCACCTTCAAGCTGTTCCCCAGCTCGCAGCTCGGCGCCAAGAAGGACGTGACCGAGCAGGCGATGATGGGCATGAATGTCATCACCCTGTCCGACGTCGGCTTCCTGCAGGACTATGATCCTGATATCGGCATCCTGTTCGGACCGTACCTGACCGACGATCCGCAGAAGCTCTTCAAGATCTACGAGAGCGACTGGTTCAAGCAGAAGGACGAGGTCTTGAGGAAGAAGGGCGTGCACATCGTCATGTCCAACTACCTCTACGGCGTGCGTCACATCCTTGCCAAGAAGCCGATCAACACGCCCGCCGACCTGAAGGGCATGAAGATCCGCGTTCCGAACAACGTGATGCAGATCAAGACCATCGAGGCGATGGGCGCCACCGCGACGCCGATGCCGCTCGGCGACGTCTATCCTGCGCTGACCACCGGCCTCATCGACGGCGTCGAGAACCCGATCTCCGTGCTGTACGGCGCCAAGCTGCACGAGCAGGCCAAGTATCTGAGCCTGGTGGGTTACCTGACCAACACCTCGGTGTGGATCGGCGGCGAGGCCTACTTCAAGACGCTGCCGCCGGACGTGGTGAAGCTGGTTCATGAGACCGGCTACCAGGCCGGCCTGTACAGCCAGAAGGTCGCGGCCGAGCAGGACGCCGAGTTCATCGAGAAGATGAAGGCCGCCGGCGTCACCGTGATCCAGCCGGACGTCGCCGCCTTCCGCGAAGCGACCAAGCCTGTCTACAAGCAGTTCCCGAAGTGGTCTCCTAACCTTTACGAGACGATTCAGAAAGAGCTCAAGTAA
- a CDS encoding TRAP transporter small permease, whose product MNIIRRLPSIVAGSALAILVVMTIAAVIARYVFDAPLHWGEEISGLLMIWIIMIGAIVAERDGQHLTIPLLTDLLPARLRAAVDLAVSALSIAVLGYAGYLGYRLAESAQYKLTEILQISWFWIDVAVPVGTAGVIIYLLHRCFTNLMVIVRGPLEEAATGRDQHPAARSLQANPQFGSNGDAL is encoded by the coding sequence ATGAACATCATTCGACGCCTGCCATCGATCGTCGCAGGAAGCGCACTGGCCATTCTGGTCGTGATGACGATCGCGGCCGTGATCGCGCGTTACGTCTTCGATGCCCCGCTGCACTGGGGCGAGGAGATATCCGGCCTTCTGATGATCTGGATCATCATGATCGGCGCCATCGTCGCCGAGCGGGACGGACAGCATCTGACCATTCCCCTCCTGACCGATCTGCTGCCTGCGCGTCTGAGGGCCGCGGTCGATCTGGCGGTGTCGGCGCTGTCCATCGCGGTGCTCGGCTATGCCGGCTACCTCGGGTACCGGCTCGCCGAGAGCGCCCAGTACAAGCTGACCGAGATCCTCCAGATCTCCTGGTTCTGGATCGATGTGGCGGTGCCGGTCGGGACTGCCGGGGTCATCATCTACCTTCTGCACCGGTGCTTCACCAACCTCATGGTGATCGTCAGGGGGCCGCTTGAGGAGGCCGCGACCGGCCGGGACCAGCATCCGGCCGCCCGTTCCCTCCAGGCCAATCCGCAATTCGGCTCGAACGGAGACGCGCTATGA
- a CDS encoding TRAP transporter large permease yields MSWPVIILIMLCLFALNMRLYVAILASVLVYFVFFSRVPDQIAVQRLIGASQNLSLLAIPFFILLGTLMDHTGVAKRLLRVADLVVGKFTGGMALTNIMLSTMLGGVSASNLADSAMLTRMMVPEMERKGYNRAFAAAVTASGALVTPIIPPGIALIIYGLVADVSIGAMFMAGILPGLLMAALLMVAAYIVSKRRGYPPSRSSWPTASETGSALLGAWPVLVLLVAIIGGIRANVFTPTEAGAVAVALVLLIGFVVYREMRVSHVVDALVETFKSTSSVMLVIMACSALAWILSLEQAAQQLAVYITAFTDDKYVFLLVLNLVLLMLGMLIEGNAILIVMVPLLMPTVHQLGIDPVHFGIVIIVNLALGCLTPPVGTVMLLVCNLAKVKISDFISESGLLFLTLFISLLIVTFVPELSLLLAR; encoded by the coding sequence ATGAGCTGGCCCGTCATCATCCTCATCATGCTGTGCCTGTTCGCGCTGAACATGCGGCTCTACGTGGCCATCCTGGCCTCGGTCCTGGTCTACTTCGTGTTCTTCAGCCGGGTTCCGGACCAGATCGCCGTGCAGCGGCTGATCGGCGCGTCGCAGAACCTGTCGCTGCTGGCCATTCCCTTCTTCATCCTGCTCGGCACGCTGATGGACCACACCGGCGTGGCCAAGCGCCTGCTGCGGGTCGCCGATCTGGTGGTCGGCAAGTTCACCGGCGGCATGGCGCTGACCAACATCATGCTGAGCACGATGCTGGGCGGCGTCAGCGCGTCCAACCTCGCGGACAGCGCCATGCTCACCCGCATGATGGTCCCGGAGATGGAGCGCAAGGGCTACAACCGGGCCTTCGCCGCGGCCGTCACGGCCTCCGGCGCGCTCGTCACGCCGATCATTCCGCCGGGCATCGCGCTGATCATCTACGGCCTGGTGGCGGACGTCTCCATCGGCGCCATGTTCATGGCCGGCATCCTGCCGGGCCTGCTGATGGCGGCACTGCTGATGGTCGCCGCCTACATCGTGTCCAAGCGCCGCGGCTATCCGCCGTCGCGCAGCTCCTGGCCGACCGCGTCGGAGACGGGAAGCGCGCTGCTCGGCGCGTGGCCGGTGCTCGTGCTCCTCGTCGCCATCATCGGCGGCATCCGCGCCAACGTCTTCACGCCGACCGAGGCCGGTGCGGTGGCCGTCGCGCTCGTCCTGCTGATCGGCTTCGTGGTCTACCGCGAGATGCGGGTGTCGCATGTCGTCGACGCGCTGGTGGAGACCTTCAAGTCCACCTCGTCGGTCATGCTGGTCATCATGGCCTGCTCGGCGCTGGCCTGGATCCTGTCGCTGGAGCAGGCGGCGCAGCAGCTCGCCGTCTATATCACCGCCTTCACCGACGACAAGTACGTCTTCCTGCTGGTGCTGAACCTCGTTCTGCTGATGCTCGGCATGCTGATCGAGGGCAACGCCATCCTGATCGTGATGGTGCCGCTGCTCATGCCGACGGTGCATCAGCTCGGCATCGACCCGGTCCATTTCGGCATCGTCATCATCGTCAACCTGGCGCTCGGCTGCCTGACCCCGCCGGTCGGCACCGTGATGCTGCTCGTCTGCAATCTGGCCAAGGTGAAGATCTCGGACTTCATCAGCGAGTCGGGGCTCCTGTTCCTGACCCTGTTCATCTCCCTGCTGATCGTCACCTTCGTGCCCGAACTGTCGCTGCTGCTCGCCCGGTAA